The following are from one region of the Coffea eugenioides isolate CCC68of chromosome 2, Ceug_1.0, whole genome shotgun sequence genome:
- the LOC113762217 gene encoding zinc finger-containing ubiquitin peptidase 1 isoform X2: MEYYSFCPVCNLQILSNEIERHANDHFADHELARDLEFAQQIQLAPPTPLVDSAMHCQSNFSDTHQSTSLLRDAAAETDACEGSDVDGKFCSLISLQLKETFYQVEGGLIALLRNCLASESQDTTSILSGYVDHFQSREWEDIGWGCGWRNIQMLSSHLITQRQEAREVLYGGAGFVPDIASLQRWLEIAWELGFDAQGSNDFDREIYGKRNWIGTTECAALFRSFGLRAMVVDFCSKGTPSASSTTALHHGKMASEEIVGKGKLTKVYGPMDRYLSRRDNSFTHEIFTMPEDCTHSCGPVGKIKGHGVIIDWVWNYFSDNNSTKPSSHRVVLSEKAPLYFQHDGHSRTIVGIQAKRQTNGNYQYNLLILDPAHRTEALAKSLEQNFGWQKLIKRGIHTLKKPQYQLCFIEPGIASGEEIDQLKVLYGINIEVVKGFLN; encoded by the exons ATGGAGTACTACTCTTTTTGCCCAGTGTGTAATTTGCAGATTCTCTCCAACGAAATCGAGAG GCATGCAAACGATCACTTCGCTGACCATGAACTCGCCCGGGACTTAGAATTCGCCCAACAAATTCAGCTTGCGCCCCCTACTCCTCTG GTTGATAGTGCCATGCATTGTCAAAGCAATTTCTCGGATACCCATCAGAGCACTTCCTTGTTGAGGGATGCCGCCGCTGAGACTGATGCTTGTGAAGGGAGTGATGTTGATGGGAAATTCTGCTCTTTGATCAGTTTGCAACTTAAGGAGACCTTCTATCAAGTAGAGGGTGGTTTGATCGCTTTGCTCAGAAATTGTTTGGCATCCGAGTCTCAAGATACAACCAGTATTTTGTCCGGGTATGTTGATCATTTCCAAAGCCGAGAATGGGAAGACATTGGGTGGGGTTGTGGATGGCGTAATATTCAGATGCTTAGCTCGCATTTGATCACACAAAGGCAAGAGGCAAGGGAGGTTTTGTATGGTGGTGCTGGATTTGTGCCTGATATTGCTTCTCTCCAAAGATGGCTTGAAATTGCATGGGAACTTGGATTTGATGCACAAGGTTCAAATGACTTTGATAGGGAGATCTATGGCAAAAGGAATTGGATCGGAACTACTGAGTGCGCTGCACTTTTTCGTTCTTTCGGGCTACGTGCCATGGTAGTGGATTTCTGTAGCAAGGGAACCCCATCTGCATCTTCAACCACTGCATTACACCATGGGAAAATGGCTAGCGAGGAAATTGTTGGCAAGGGGAAGTTGACAAAGGTCTATGGGCCCATGGATAGATATTTGTCTAGACGAGATAATAGCTTTACCCATGAAATTTTCACTATGCCTGAAGACTGTACGCATTCATGTGGCCCTGTTGGGAAGATCAAAGGTCATGGAGTAATCATTGACTGGGTGTGGAATTATTTTTCTGACAACAATTCCACTAAACCTAGCAGTCACCGTGTTGTTCTCAGTGAGAAAGC GCCCTTGTACTTCCAACATGATGGTCACTCAAGAACCATCGTGGGGATTCAAGCTAAACGCCAGACTAATGGGAACTATCAATACAATTTACTAATCTTGGACCCTGCTCAT AGAACAGAAGCTCTTGCAAAGTCTCTCGAACAAAACTTTGGATGGCAAAAGCTGATAAAGAGAGGTATCCACACACTGAAGAAGCCGCAGTATCAG CTTTGCTTTATTGAGCCTGGAATTGCATCTGGAGAGGAGATTGACCAGCTGAAGGTCTTATACGGCATCAATATTGAAGT TGTCAAGGGCTTCCTGAACTAG
- the LOC113762217 gene encoding zinc finger-containing ubiquitin peptidase 1 isoform X3 — protein sequence MEYYSFCPVCNLQILSNEIERHANDHFADHELARDLEFAQQIQLAPPTPLVDSAMHCQSNFSDTHQSTSLLRDAAAETDACEGSDVDGKFCSLISLQLKETFYQVEGGLIALLRNCLASESQDTTSILSGYVDHFQSREWEDIGWGCGWRNIQMLSSHLITQRQEAREVLYGGAGFVPDIASLQRWLEIAWELGFDAQGSNDFDREIYGKRNWIGTTECAALFRSFGLRAMVVDFCSKGTPSASSTTALHHGKMASEEIVGKGKLTKVYGPMDRYLSRRDNSFTHEIFTMPEDCTHSCGPVGKIKGHGVIIDWVWNYFSDNNSTKPSSHRVVLSEKACRPLYFQHDGHSRTIVGIQAKRQTNGNYQYNLLILDPAHRTEALAKSLEQNFGWQKLIKRGIHTLKKPQYQLCFIEPGIASGEEIDQLKVLYGINIEV from the exons ATGGAGTACTACTCTTTTTGCCCAGTGTGTAATTTGCAGATTCTCTCCAACGAAATCGAGAG GCATGCAAACGATCACTTCGCTGACCATGAACTCGCCCGGGACTTAGAATTCGCCCAACAAATTCAGCTTGCGCCCCCTACTCCTCTG GTTGATAGTGCCATGCATTGTCAAAGCAATTTCTCGGATACCCATCAGAGCACTTCCTTGTTGAGGGATGCCGCCGCTGAGACTGATGCTTGTGAAGGGAGTGATGTTGATGGGAAATTCTGCTCTTTGATCAGTTTGCAACTTAAGGAGACCTTCTATCAAGTAGAGGGTGGTTTGATCGCTTTGCTCAGAAATTGTTTGGCATCCGAGTCTCAAGATACAACCAGTATTTTGTCCGGGTATGTTGATCATTTCCAAAGCCGAGAATGGGAAGACATTGGGTGGGGTTGTGGATGGCGTAATATTCAGATGCTTAGCTCGCATTTGATCACACAAAGGCAAGAGGCAAGGGAGGTTTTGTATGGTGGTGCTGGATTTGTGCCTGATATTGCTTCTCTCCAAAGATGGCTTGAAATTGCATGGGAACTTGGATTTGATGCACAAGGTTCAAATGACTTTGATAGGGAGATCTATGGCAAAAGGAATTGGATCGGAACTACTGAGTGCGCTGCACTTTTTCGTTCTTTCGGGCTACGTGCCATGGTAGTGGATTTCTGTAGCAAGGGAACCCCATCTGCATCTTCAACCACTGCATTACACCATGGGAAAATGGCTAGCGAGGAAATTGTTGGCAAGGGGAAGTTGACAAAGGTCTATGGGCCCATGGATAGATATTTGTCTAGACGAGATAATAGCTTTACCCATGAAATTTTCACTATGCCTGAAGACTGTACGCATTCATGTGGCCCTGTTGGGAAGATCAAAGGTCATGGAGTAATCATTGACTGGGTGTGGAATTATTTTTCTGACAACAATTCCACTAAACCTAGCAGTCACCGTGTTGTTCTCAGTGAGAAAGC ATGCAGGCCCTTGTACTTCCAACATGATGGTCACTCAAGAACCATCGTGGGGATTCAAGCTAAACGCCAGACTAATGGGAACTATCAATACAATTTACTAATCTTGGACCCTGCTCAT AGAACAGAAGCTCTTGCAAAGTCTCTCGAACAAAACTTTGGATGGCAAAAGCTGATAAAGAGAGGTATCCACACACTGAAGAAGCCGCAGTATCAG CTTTGCTTTATTGAGCCTGGAATTGCATCTGGAGAGGAGATTGACCAGCTGAAGGTCTTATACGGCATCAATATTGAAGTGTAG
- the LOC113760611 gene encoding autophagy-related protein 13a, which yields MDLQYGRFEQILTQFLLKSIHIILDSRVPSTRPYSRCREVKKSDKWFNLALGDRPSALENLNFWHRNLTEPIIIDIILVQEPPNSSCGYSLLPTTSGLGTFTETVIERWVVQCEYLRTMTPQSSDVSYKKTYKKSIILLRSLFSMMRLLPAYKAFRKLSSTNQTCDFDINYKVSTFSVPFSRTEEELMKHYSFIPVDAQQGRFAISVTYRDNLSHFNLEASTSFPPEIITDYVGSPLTDPLRTFPSSLERRFHATPLLSRGMHSPSSVPFQRPHSWTSGLHRGVSSPQSQPLAGSPALYRASYEVSSVISDTYGRKVQDCKSPAHYEAASSNDSYQLSPPFSPSPSPSPPAYLTSGNPVQTRLRSESAPVSIPHPIVGRSSRYISPNSSDPNRNSLPPLSPRFTKHDSSSQESPSGTRSLRKPDSLRSAESSCGMTYLGQKVSRDAKDDSGRFSGLLSSSDSPRVGFSRSSSRLSFQDDLDECDFSCPFIVDDVDTSESQANQNLDLRKGSEASSQANSSVRKSQDAAVGALVHMLRTAPPLRLDCSSYASGFEKSELESIAGAGSGFVLPRKTSDALEELKAYSEMKELLLCKSGSITSRAGSKDETSSS from the exons ATGGATTTGCAATATGGGAGGTTTGAACAGATACTTACTCAGTTTCTTCTTAAGAGTATACACATTATATTGGATTCGAGGGTTCCTTCAACCCGACCTTACAGCCGTTGCAGAGAAGTTAAAAAGAGTGACAAATGGTTCAATTTAGCATTAGGGGACCGCCCTTCTGCGTTAGAGAATCTGAATTTTTGGCATAGAAACTTAACGGAGCCGATCATTATTGATATAATTCTTGTTCAAGAACCACCGAACTCTTCATGTGGCTATAGTTTACTACCTACTACTTCGGGATTGGGAACATTTACCGAGACAGTTATAGAGAGATGGGTTGTTCAGTGTGAGTACCTGAGGACAATGACTCCTCAATCTAGTGATGTTTCATACAAGAAAACATACAAGAAATCAATCATACTTTTACGCTCGCTTTTTTCCATGATGAGGCTTCTTCCAGCTTACAAGGCCTTTCGGAAGCTATCATCAACGAATCAGACATGTGATTTTGATATCAATTACAAGGTCTCCACTTTCAGTGTTCCTTTCTCTAGGACAGAGGAGGAGTTAATGAAGCATTATAGCTTCATTCCAGTTGATGCCCAACAGGGTCGCTTTGCCATATCTGTTACATATCGGGACAATCTATCTCATTTCAACCTAGAGGCTTCTACATCTTTTCCGCCAGAGATCATTACAGACTATGTTGGTAGTCCACTCACTGATCCTCTGAGGACTTTTCCATCTTCTTTGGAGAGACGTTTCCATGCTACGCCATTATTATCAAGAGGGATGCACTCACCTTCTTCAGTGCCCTTTCAGCGTCCACACAGCTGGACAAGTGGTCTCCACAGGGGGGTTTCTTCTCCTCAAAGCCAACCTTTGGCTGGATCTCCAGCTCTATATCGTGCTTCATATGAGGTCTCATCTGTAATTTCTGATACGTATGGCCGTAAGGTACAAGATTGCAAGTCTCCAGCTCACTATGAAGCAGCAAGCTCCAACGACTCCTACCAGCTTTCTCCTCCATTTTCCCCATCTCCTTCCCCATCTCCTCCAGCATATCTTACCAGTGGGAATCCTGTGCAGACTCGGTTGCGATCAGAAAGTGCACCTGTCAGTATTCCACATCCTATTGTTGGCAGGAGTTCACGATACATTTCTCCTAATTCGTCTGATCCAAACAGAAATTCGCTTCCACCTTTATCCCCAAGATTCACAAAGCATGATTCATCATCTCAGGAGTCCCCCTCTGGAACCAGATCATTGAGGAAACCAGATTCACTCAGATCTGCAGAATCGAGCTGTGGAATGACGTATTTGGGTCAGAAA GTTTCAAGAGATGCCAAAGATGATTCTGGGCGGTTCTCAGGTTTACTTTCCTCCAGTGATTCACCTCGTGTCGGTTTCTCAAGAAGCTCCAGTAGATTATCTTTTCAGGATGACCTGGACGAGTGTGATTTTTCTTGTCCGTTTATAGTTGATGACGTCGATACTTCTGAATCCCAGGCCAA TCAGAATCTTGATTTGAGGAAAGGTTCAGAAGCTTCTTCACAGGCAAATTCATCTGTGAGGAAATCCCAAGATGCTGCTGTTGGTGCCCTAGTTCACATGCTACGGACAGCTCCTCCCTTGCGTCTGGACTGTAGCAGTTATGCTTCTGGTTTTGAGAAATCTGAACTTGAGAGTATTGCGGGTGCTGGTTCTGGATTCGTCCTGCCTCGAAAGACATCAGATGCATTAGAGGAGCTCAAGGCTTACAGTGAAATGAAGGAGTTGCTACTTTGCAAGAGCGGAAGCATTACCAGCAGGGCAGGGAGCAAGGACGAAACATCTTCCAGCTGA
- the LOC113762217 gene encoding zinc finger-containing ubiquitin peptidase 1 isoform X1 produces MEYYSFCPVCNLQILSNEIERHANDHFADHELARDLEFAQQIQLAPPTPLVDSAMHCQSNFSDTHQSTSLLRDAAAETDACEGSDVDGKFCSLISLQLKETFYQVEGGLIALLRNCLASESQDTTSILSGYVDHFQSREWEDIGWGCGWRNIQMLSSHLITQRQEAREVLYGGAGFVPDIASLQRWLEIAWELGFDAQGSNDFDREIYGKRNWIGTTECAALFRSFGLRAMVVDFCSKGTPSASSTTALHHGKMASEEIVGKGKLTKVYGPMDRYLSRRDNSFTHEIFTMPEDCTHSCGPVGKIKGHGVIIDWVWNYFSDNNSTKPSSHRVVLSEKACRPLYFQHDGHSRTIVGIQAKRQTNGNYQYNLLILDPAHRTEALAKSLEQNFGWQKLIKRGIHTLKKPQYQLCFIEPGIASGEEIDQLKVLYGINIEVVKGFLN; encoded by the exons ATGGAGTACTACTCTTTTTGCCCAGTGTGTAATTTGCAGATTCTCTCCAACGAAATCGAGAG GCATGCAAACGATCACTTCGCTGACCATGAACTCGCCCGGGACTTAGAATTCGCCCAACAAATTCAGCTTGCGCCCCCTACTCCTCTG GTTGATAGTGCCATGCATTGTCAAAGCAATTTCTCGGATACCCATCAGAGCACTTCCTTGTTGAGGGATGCCGCCGCTGAGACTGATGCTTGTGAAGGGAGTGATGTTGATGGGAAATTCTGCTCTTTGATCAGTTTGCAACTTAAGGAGACCTTCTATCAAGTAGAGGGTGGTTTGATCGCTTTGCTCAGAAATTGTTTGGCATCCGAGTCTCAAGATACAACCAGTATTTTGTCCGGGTATGTTGATCATTTCCAAAGCCGAGAATGGGAAGACATTGGGTGGGGTTGTGGATGGCGTAATATTCAGATGCTTAGCTCGCATTTGATCACACAAAGGCAAGAGGCAAGGGAGGTTTTGTATGGTGGTGCTGGATTTGTGCCTGATATTGCTTCTCTCCAAAGATGGCTTGAAATTGCATGGGAACTTGGATTTGATGCACAAGGTTCAAATGACTTTGATAGGGAGATCTATGGCAAAAGGAATTGGATCGGAACTACTGAGTGCGCTGCACTTTTTCGTTCTTTCGGGCTACGTGCCATGGTAGTGGATTTCTGTAGCAAGGGAACCCCATCTGCATCTTCAACCACTGCATTACACCATGGGAAAATGGCTAGCGAGGAAATTGTTGGCAAGGGGAAGTTGACAAAGGTCTATGGGCCCATGGATAGATATTTGTCTAGACGAGATAATAGCTTTACCCATGAAATTTTCACTATGCCTGAAGACTGTACGCATTCATGTGGCCCTGTTGGGAAGATCAAAGGTCATGGAGTAATCATTGACTGGGTGTGGAATTATTTTTCTGACAACAATTCCACTAAACCTAGCAGTCACCGTGTTGTTCTCAGTGAGAAAGC ATGCAGGCCCTTGTACTTCCAACATGATGGTCACTCAAGAACCATCGTGGGGATTCAAGCTAAACGCCAGACTAATGGGAACTATCAATACAATTTACTAATCTTGGACCCTGCTCAT AGAACAGAAGCTCTTGCAAAGTCTCTCGAACAAAACTTTGGATGGCAAAAGCTGATAAAGAGAGGTATCCACACACTGAAGAAGCCGCAGTATCAG CTTTGCTTTATTGAGCCTGGAATTGCATCTGGAGAGGAGATTGACCAGCTGAAGGTCTTATACGGCATCAATATTGAAGT TGTCAAGGGCTTCCTGAACTAG
- the LOC113761895 gene encoding ABC transporter B family member 2-like: MAIATFPAGVVEIGCWMHASQRQVSRLRLAFLRAVLRQEMGAFDTDLSSAKVITGITDHMRIIQDAIGEKVRIFKFAPTSSSSFVLSPSLMASTNERGGGGGDKKLVIDTIQIKTVYAFVGENRAIKSLSKCLEKQLILSKQEALIKGAGTGMFQTVTFTSWALIVWVGAVVVVNKRSTGGDVIAAVMSILFGAISLTYAAPDMQIFNQAKAAGKEVFQVIQRKSAINSDSKGKILEAIDGNIDLRNIYFAYPSRQEKVILQGFSFSIPAGKVVALVGSSGCGKSTIISLLARFYDPEKGDIFIDNHNIKELDLKFLRRNLGLVSQEPSLFAGNIKDNIKIGKMDADDEEIQHAALLANADSFISQLPDKYLTEQRENGTSIQFLCILSYSNVNNQSLLLSFLMSLQQLQVTEIFTCCIISFENRDPPDWNDTLVVTHIKLKRS; this comes from the exons ATGGCCATTGCAACGTTTCCTGCCGGAGTTGTAG AGATAGGATGCTGGATGCATGCAAGCCAAAGACAAGTATCACGTCTGAGGCTGGCTTTTTTAAGAGCGGTACTGAGGCAGGAGATGGGAGCTTTCGATACAGATTTAAGCAGTGCTAAAGTAATCACCGGAATTACCGATCACATGCGCATCATACAGGATGCTATTGGAGAGAAGGTCCGCATTTTTAAGTTTGCACctacctcctcctcctccttcgtGTTGTCTCCATCACTTATGGCTTCTACAAATGAAAGGGGAGGAGGAGGGGGGGACAAAAAACTAGTGATTGATAC GATTCAG ATCAAAACCGTATACGCATTTGTTGGAGAAAACCGAGCAATCAAGTCGCTTTCGAAGTGCTTAGAGAAGCAACTCATTTTAAGCAAGCAAGAAGCATTAATAAAGGGTGCAGGGACCGGTATGTTTCAAACTGTGACCTTCACTTCGTGGGCTCTCATTGTTTGGGTCGGAGCAGTTGTTGTTGTGAACAAGAGATCAACTGGAGGAGACGTCATAGCTGCAGTTATGAGCATCCTCTTCGGAGCTAT ATCACTCACTTATGCTGCACCAGACATGCAGATATTCAACCAAGCAAAAGCTGCAGGGAAGGAAGTCTTTCAGGTGATCCAAAGAAAATCTGCAATAAATTCTGACTCAAAAGGGAAGATACTGGAAGCCATTGATGGCAACATTGATCTCCGAAATATATACTTTGCTTACCCCTCCCGGCAGGAAAAGGTGATCCTTCAAGGGTTCTCATTTTCAATCCCAGCAGGAAAGGTGGTGGCACTGGTCGGAAGTAGCGGGTGCGGCAAAAGCACTATCATCTCCTTACTCGCTAGATTTTATGATCCTGAAAAAG GTGACATTTTTATTGACAACCACAATATAAAGGAACTTGATTTGAAGTTCCTCAGGAGAAACCTCGGCTTAGTTTCCCAGGAGCCATCACTCTTTGCTGGTAATATCAAGGATAACATCAAGATAGGAAAGATGGATGCAGATGATGAAGAGATCCAGCATGCTGCACTTTTAGCAAATGCAGATTCTTTTATATCCCAACTACCAGACAAGTATTTAACAGAG CAAAGAGAGAATGGCACTTCCATTCAGTTCCTTTGCATCCTCAGCTACAGTAATGTCAACAACCAATCATTATTGTTGTCCTTTCTGATGAGTCTTCAGCAGCTTCAAGTTACTGAAATCTTCACCTGCTGCATTATATCATTTGAAAATCGTGATCCACCAGACTGGAATGACACACTAGTAGTTACACATATCAAACTCAAGCGGAGCTAA
- the LOC113762217 gene encoding zinc finger-containing ubiquitin peptidase 1 isoform X4, translating into MEYYSFCPVCNLQILSNEIERHANDHFADHELARDLEFAQQIQLAPPTPLVDSAMHCQSNFSDTHQSTSLLRDAAAETDACEGSDVDGKFCSLISLQLKETFYQVEGGLIALLRNCLASESQDTTSILSGYVDHFQSREWEDIGWGCGWRNIQMLSSHLITQRQEAREVLYGGAGFVPDIASLQRWLEIAWELGFDAQGSNDFDREIYGKRNWIGTTECAALFRSFGLRAMVVDFCSKGTPSASSTTALHHGKMASEEIVGKGKLTKVYGPMDRYLSRRDNSFTHEIFTMPEDCTHSCGPVGKIKGHGVIIDWVWNYFSDNNSTKPSSHRVVLSEKAPLYFQHDGHSRTIVGIQAKRQTNGNYQYNLLILDPAHRTEALAKSLEQNFGWQKLIKRGIHTLKKPQYQLCFIEPGIASGEEIDQLKVLYGINIEV; encoded by the exons ATGGAGTACTACTCTTTTTGCCCAGTGTGTAATTTGCAGATTCTCTCCAACGAAATCGAGAG GCATGCAAACGATCACTTCGCTGACCATGAACTCGCCCGGGACTTAGAATTCGCCCAACAAATTCAGCTTGCGCCCCCTACTCCTCTG GTTGATAGTGCCATGCATTGTCAAAGCAATTTCTCGGATACCCATCAGAGCACTTCCTTGTTGAGGGATGCCGCCGCTGAGACTGATGCTTGTGAAGGGAGTGATGTTGATGGGAAATTCTGCTCTTTGATCAGTTTGCAACTTAAGGAGACCTTCTATCAAGTAGAGGGTGGTTTGATCGCTTTGCTCAGAAATTGTTTGGCATCCGAGTCTCAAGATACAACCAGTATTTTGTCCGGGTATGTTGATCATTTCCAAAGCCGAGAATGGGAAGACATTGGGTGGGGTTGTGGATGGCGTAATATTCAGATGCTTAGCTCGCATTTGATCACACAAAGGCAAGAGGCAAGGGAGGTTTTGTATGGTGGTGCTGGATTTGTGCCTGATATTGCTTCTCTCCAAAGATGGCTTGAAATTGCATGGGAACTTGGATTTGATGCACAAGGTTCAAATGACTTTGATAGGGAGATCTATGGCAAAAGGAATTGGATCGGAACTACTGAGTGCGCTGCACTTTTTCGTTCTTTCGGGCTACGTGCCATGGTAGTGGATTTCTGTAGCAAGGGAACCCCATCTGCATCTTCAACCACTGCATTACACCATGGGAAAATGGCTAGCGAGGAAATTGTTGGCAAGGGGAAGTTGACAAAGGTCTATGGGCCCATGGATAGATATTTGTCTAGACGAGATAATAGCTTTACCCATGAAATTTTCACTATGCCTGAAGACTGTACGCATTCATGTGGCCCTGTTGGGAAGATCAAAGGTCATGGAGTAATCATTGACTGGGTGTGGAATTATTTTTCTGACAACAATTCCACTAAACCTAGCAGTCACCGTGTTGTTCTCAGTGAGAAAGC GCCCTTGTACTTCCAACATGATGGTCACTCAAGAACCATCGTGGGGATTCAAGCTAAACGCCAGACTAATGGGAACTATCAATACAATTTACTAATCTTGGACCCTGCTCAT AGAACAGAAGCTCTTGCAAAGTCTCTCGAACAAAACTTTGGATGGCAAAAGCTGATAAAGAGAGGTATCCACACACTGAAGAAGCCGCAGTATCAG CTTTGCTTTATTGAGCCTGGAATTGCATCTGGAGAGGAGATTGACCAGCTGAAGGTCTTATACGGCATCAATATTGAAGTGTAG